The Pseudomonas asiatica genome has a segment encoding these proteins:
- the prfB gene encoding peptide chain release factor 2 (programmed frameshift) — translation MEIQPILNTIKDLTERSQSIRGYLDYDHKHDRLIEVNRELEDPNVWNKPEYAQALGRERAMLAQVVETLDKLSGGLADCQDLLDMAVEENDEGAVGDVVTELEGLEEKLAQLEFRRMFSGEMDMNNAYLDIQAGSGGTEAQDWANILLRMYLRWADKRGFDATIIELSEGEVAGIKGATVHIKGEYAFGWLRTEIGVHRLVRKSPFDSGARRHTSFSAVFVSPEIDDKVEIEINPADLRIDTYRSSGAGGQHVNTTDSAVRITHVPTNTVVACQNERSQHANKDTAMKMLRAKLYELEMQKRNAASQALEDSKSDIGWGHQIRSYVLDDSRIKDLRTGVERSDCQKVLDGDLDQYLEASLKQGL, via the exons ATGGAAATCCAACCGATCCTGAACACCATCAAGGACCTCACCGAGCGTTCCCAGTCCATTCGGGGGTATCTT GACTACGATCACAAGCATGACCGCCTGATCGAAGTCAACCGCGAGCTGGAAGACCCCAACGTCTGGAACAAGCCCGAGTACGCCCAGGCCCTGGGCCGCGAGCGTGCCATGCTGGCACAGGTCGTCGAGACCCTGGACAAGCTGTCCGGTGGCCTGGCCGACTGCCAGGACCTGCTCGACATGGCCGTCGAGGAAAATGACGAAGGCGCCGTCGGCGACGTCGTGACCGAACTGGAAGGCCTGGAAGAAAAACTGGCCCAGCTCGAGTTCCGTCGCATGTTCAGCGGCGAGATGGACATGAACAACGCCTACCTGGACATCCAGGCCGGCTCCGGTGGTACCGAGGCGCAGGACTGGGCCAACATCCTGCTGCGCATGTACCTGCGCTGGGCCGACAAGCGTGGTTTCGATGCCACCATCATCGAGCTTTCCGAAGGTGAAGTCGCCGGCATCAAGGGCGCTACCGTGCATATCAAGGGCGAGTACGCCTTCGGCTGGCTGCGCACCGAGATCGGCGTGCACCGCCTGGTACGCAAGAGCCCGTTCGACTCCGGTGCCCGTCGCCACACCTCGTTCTCGGCGGTGTTCGTGTCGCCCGAGATCGACGACAAGGTCGAGATCGAGATCAACCCGGCCGACCTGCGTATCGACACCTACCGTTCCTCCGGTGCCGGTGGTCAGCACGTGAACACCACCGACTCGGCGGTGCGTATTACCCACGTACCGACCAACACCGTGGTGGCTTGCCAGAACGAACGCTCCCAGCACGCCAACAAGGACACCGCCATGAAAATGCTGCGGGCCAAGTTGTACGAGCTGGAAATGCAGAAGCGCAATGCCGCCTCGCAGGCGCTGGAAGACAGCAAGTCGGACATCGGCTGGGGCCACCAGATCCGCTCCTACGTGCTGGATGACTCGCGTATCAAGGACCTGCGTACCGGTGTCGAGCGCAGCGACTGCCAGAAGGTGCTGGACGGCGACCTCGACCAGTACCTGGAAGCGAGCCTCAAGCAGGGGCTGTAA
- the ppc gene encoding phosphoenolpyruvate carboxylase: MTDIDVRLREDVHVLGELLGDTIRQQHGEAFLQKIEDIRHSAKADRRVAGEQLSSTLADLADEDLLPVARAFNQFLNLANMAEQYQLIRRRDADQPEPFEARVLPELLARLKQAGHSNDALARQLAKLDIQLVLTAHPTEVARRTLIQKYDAIAGQLAAQDHRDLTPAERQQVRERLRRLIAEAWHTEEIRRTRPTPVDEAKWGFAVIEHSLWHAIPSHLRKVDKALLEATGLRLPLEAAPIRFASWMGGDRDGNPNVTAAVTREVLLLARWMAADLFLRDIDALASELSMQQADDALRERVGDSAEPYRSLLKQLRDRLRATRAWAHSALTSSQPASAEVLVDNRDLIAPLELCYQSLHACGMGVIAEGPLLDCLRRAVTFGLFLGRLDVRQDAARHRDALSEITDYLGLGRYADWDEEQRIEFLQAELKNRRPLLPAHFKPQADTAEVLATCREIAAAPAASLGSYVISMAGAASDVLAVQLLLKEAGLTRPMRVVPLFETLADLDNAGPVMQRLLGLPGYRANLRGPQEVMIGYSDSAKDAGTTAAAWAQYRAQENLVRICAEHQVELLLFHGRGGTVGRGGGPAHAAILSQPPGSVAGRFRTTEQGEMIRFKFGLPGIAEQNLNLYLAAVLEATLLPPPPPQPAWREVMDQLAADGVKAYRGVVRENPDFVEYFRQSTPEQELGRLPLGSRPAKRRAGGIESLRAIPWIFGWTQTRLMLPAWLGWETALNNALARGQGELLAQMREQWPFFRTRIDMLEMVLAKADAQIAEAYDERLVQPHLLPLGAHLRDLLSQSCQVVLGLTGQPVLLAHSPETLEFISLRNTYLDPLHRLQAELLARSRSREAALDSPLEQALLVTVAGIAAGLRNTG; the protein is encoded by the coding sequence ATGACCGATATCGATGTGCGTTTGCGTGAAGATGTCCATGTGTTGGGTGAGCTGCTCGGCGATACCATTCGCCAGCAGCATGGCGAGGCGTTCCTGCAGAAGATCGAGGACATCCGCCACAGTGCCAAGGCCGACCGTCGCGTTGCCGGCGAGCAACTGAGCTCGACCCTGGCGGATCTGGCCGATGAAGACTTGCTGCCCGTGGCCAGGGCCTTCAACCAGTTCCTCAACCTGGCCAACATGGCCGAGCAGTACCAGTTGATCCGCCGCCGCGACGCCGACCAGCCCGAGCCGTTCGAGGCCCGGGTGCTGCCCGAGCTGCTGGCGCGCCTGAAGCAGGCCGGGCACAGCAATGATGCCCTGGCCCGGCAATTGGCCAAGCTCGACATCCAGCTGGTGCTCACTGCGCACCCCACCGAAGTGGCCCGCCGCACCCTGATCCAGAAGTACGACGCCATCGCCGGCCAACTGGCTGCCCAGGACCACCGCGACCTGACCCCGGCCGAACGCCAGCAGGTGCGCGAGCGCCTGCGCCGGCTGATCGCCGAGGCCTGGCACACCGAAGAAATCCGCCGCACCCGACCGACGCCGGTGGACGAAGCCAAGTGGGGCTTTGCGGTGATCGAGCATTCGCTGTGGCACGCCATCCCCAGCCACTTGCGCAAGGTCGACAAGGCCCTGCTGGAGGCTACCGGCCTGCGCCTGCCGCTGGAGGCGGCGCCGATCCGCTTCGCCTCGTGGATGGGCGGTGACCGTGATGGCAACCCCAACGTGACCGCAGCGGTCACCCGCGAAGTCCTGCTGCTGGCGCGCTGGATGGCTGCCGACCTGTTCCTGCGCGACATCGATGCGCTGGCGTCCGAGTTGTCCATGCAGCAGGCCGACGATGCCCTGCGTGAGCGGGTCGGCGATAGCGCCGAACCCTACCGCTCCCTGCTCAAGCAACTGCGCGATCGCCTGCGGGCGACGCGCGCCTGGGCGCATTCGGCATTGACCAGCAGCCAGCCGGCCAGCGCCGAGGTGCTGGTCGACAACCGCGACCTGATCGCGCCGCTGGAGCTGTGCTACCAGTCCCTGCACGCCTGCGGCATGGGTGTGATCGCCGAAGGCCCGTTGCTCGACTGCCTGCGCCGCGCCGTGACCTTCGGCCTGTTCCTGGGGCGCCTGGACGTGCGCCAGGACGCCGCCCGCCACCGTGATGCGTTGAGCGAGATTACCGACTACCTGGGCCTGGGGCGCTATGCCGACTGGGATGAAGAGCAGCGCATCGAGTTCCTCCAGGCCGAGCTGAAAAACCGCCGGCCACTGCTGCCCGCGCACTTCAAGCCGCAGGCCGATACCGCCGAGGTGCTGGCCACCTGCCGGGAAATTGCCGCTGCACCAGCCGCCTCGCTGGGCTCTTACGTCATCTCCATGGCCGGTGCTGCCTCGGATGTGCTGGCGGTGCAGCTGCTGCTGAAGGAGGCCGGCCTGACTCGGCCAATGCGCGTGGTGCCGCTGTTCGAGACCTTGGCCGACCTCGACAATGCCGGCCCGGTGATGCAGCGCCTGCTCGGCCTGCCAGGCTACCGCGCCAACCTGCGCGGCCCGCAGGAAGTGATGATCGGCTATTCCGACTCGGCCAAGGACGCTGGTACCACGGCTGCAGCCTGGGCGCAGTACCGGGCCCAGGAAAACCTGGTGCGTATCTGCGCCGAGCACCAGGTCGAGTTGCTGCTGTTCCACGGCCGTGGCGGCACGGTAGGCCGCGGCGGCGGCCCGGCCCACGCGGCGATCCTGTCGCAGCCACCGGGTTCGGTGGCGGGGCGCTTCCGTACCACCGAGCAGGGCGAGATGATCCGCTTCAAGTTCGGCTTGCCGGGCATCGCCGAGCAGAACCTGAACCTGTACCTGGCCGCCGTGCTCGAAGCCACCTTGTTGCCACCGCCCCCACCGCAGCCGGCCTGGCGGGAGGTGATGGACCAACTGGCCGCTGATGGCGTCAAGGCCTACCGCGGCGTGGTGCGGGAGAACCCCGATTTTGTCGAGTACTTCCGCCAGTCCACCCCGGAGCAGGAACTTGGGCGCCTGCCGCTGGGCAGCCGCCCGGCCAAGCGTCGCGCCGGTGGCATCGAAAGCCTGCGGGCCATCCCCTGGATCTTCGGCTGGACCCAGACCCGCCTGATGCTGCCGGCCTGGCTTGGCTGGGAAACGGCATTGAACAATGCCCTGGCCCGTGGCCAGGGTGAACTGCTGGCGCAGATGCGCGAGCAATGGCCGTTCTTCCGCACCCGCATCGACATGCTCGAGATGGTGCTGGCCAAGGCCGATGCGCAGATCGCCGAGGCCTACGACGAACGTCTAGTGCAACCGCACCTGCTGCCTTTGGGTGCGCACCTGCGCGACCTATTGTCGCAGTCGTGCCAGGTGGTACTGGGCCTTACCGGGCAGCCGGTGCTGCTGGCGCACAGCCCCGAGACGCTGGAATTCATCAGCCTGCGCAATACCTACCTGGACCCGTTGCACCGCCTGCAGGCCGAGTTGCTGGCCCGCTCGCGCAGCCGCGAAGCCGCTCTGGACAGCCCGTTGGAGCAGGCCTTGCTGGTGACCGTGGCGGGTATTGCAGCCGGCCTGCGCAACACCGGCTGA
- the lysS gene encoding lysine--tRNA ligase, which produces MSDLKTEAQDLQQEENALIALRKEKLAAERAKGNAFPNDFRRDSYCNDLQKQYADKTKEELEAAAIPVKVAGRIMLNRGSFMVIQDMTGRIQVYVNRKTLPEETLAAVKTWDLGDIISAEGTLARSGKGDLYVEMTNVRLLTKSLRPLPDKHHGLTDTEQRYRQRYVDLMVNEETRHTFRVRSQVISHIRKFLIERDFLEVETPMLQTIPGGAAAKPFETHHNALDMAMFLRIAPELYLKRLVVGGFEKVFEINRNFRNEGVSTRHNPEFTMLEFYQAYADYRDNMDLTEELFRELAQLVLGTTDVPYGDKVFHFGEPFARLSVFDSILKYNPELTAADLQDVDRARDIAKKAGAKVLGHEGLGKLQVMIFEELVEHKLEQPHFITEYPFEVSPLARRNDDNPAVTDRFELFIGGREIANAYSELNDAEDQAERFLAQVAEKDAGDDEAMHYDADFVRALEYGMPPTAGEGIGIDRLVMLLTNSPSIRDVILFPHMRPQA; this is translated from the coding sequence ATGAGCGACCTCAAGACCGAAGCGCAAGACCTGCAACAGGAAGAAAACGCCCTGATCGCCCTGCGCAAGGAAAAGCTTGCCGCCGAGCGCGCCAAGGGCAATGCCTTCCCCAATGACTTCCGTCGCGACAGCTACTGCAACGACCTGCAGAAGCAGTATGCGGACAAGACCAAGGAAGAACTGGAAGCTGCAGCGATTCCGGTCAAGGTTGCCGGCCGCATCATGCTCAACCGCGGCTCGTTCATGGTCATTCAGGACATGACTGGCCGTATCCAGGTCTACGTCAACCGCAAGACCCTGCCGGAAGAAACCCTGGCCGCGGTCAAGACCTGGGACCTGGGCGACATCATCAGCGCCGAAGGCACCCTGGCCCGTTCCGGCAAGGGCGACCTGTACGTCGAAATGACCAACGTGCGCCTGCTGACCAAGTCGCTGCGCCCGCTGCCCGACAAGCACCACGGCCTGACCGACACCGAGCAGCGCTACCGCCAGCGTTACGTCGACCTGATGGTCAATGAAGAAACCCGCCACACCTTCCGTGTGCGTTCGCAGGTGATCTCGCACATCCGCAAGTTCCTCATCGAGCGCGACTTCCTCGAAGTCGAGACGCCGATGCTGCAAACCATCCCGGGTGGTGCTGCGGCCAAGCCGTTCGAAACCCACCACAACGCCCTGGACATGGCCATGTTCCTGCGCATTGCGCCGGAGCTGTACCTCAAGCGCCTGGTGGTTGGTGGCTTCGAGAAGGTGTTCGAGATCAACCGCAACTTCCGTAACGAAGGCGTTTCGACTCGTCACAACCCTGAATTCACCATGCTCGAGTTCTACCAGGCCTACGCCGACTACCGCGACAACATGGACCTCACCGAGGAACTGTTCCGCGAGCTGGCGCAGCTGGTACTGGGCACTACCGACGTGCCGTACGGCGACAAGGTGTTCCACTTCGGCGAGCCGTTCGCCCGCCTGTCGGTATTCGACTCGATCCTCAAGTACAACCCGGAGCTGACCGCTGCCGACCTGCAGGACGTCGACCGCGCCCGCGACATCGCCAAAAAGGCCGGTGCCAAGGTGCTGGGCCACGAAGGCCTGGGCAAGCTGCAGGTGATGATTTTCGAAGAGCTGGTCGAGCACAAGCTGGAGCAGCCGCACTTCATCACCGAGTACCCGTTCGAAGTGTCGCCGCTGGCCCGTCGCAACGACGACAACCCGGCTGTTACCGACCGTTTCGAGCTGTTCATCGGTGGCCGCGAGATCGCCAACGCCTACTCCGAGCTCAATGATGCCGAAGACCAGGCCGAGCGCTTCCTGGCCCAGGTGGCCGAGAAGGACGCCGGTGACGACGAAGCCATGCACTACGACGCCGACTTCGTTCGCGCCCTGGAGTACGGCATGCCGCCGACTGCAGGTGAAGGCATCGGCATCGACCGCCTGGTGATGCTGCTGACCAACTCGCCGTCGATCCGCGACGTGATCCTGTTCCCGCACATGCGTCCGCAGGCCTGA
- a CDS encoding OmpA family protein: MRNYVMIPALLALSVGLAACSHDPNANLESARTNFSSLQSDPQSSKVAALETKDAQDWLNKADKAYMDREDEKKVDQLAYLTNQRVEVAKQTIALRTAEGELKNASAQRAQAKLDARDAQIAKLQDSLNAKQTDRGTLVTFGDVLFDFNKAELKSNAYPNVTKLAQFLQENPERKVIVEGYTDSVGSANYNQGLSERRANSVRMALVRAGVDPARIVAQGYGKEYPVADNSSNSGRAQNRRVEVTISNDNQPVAPRSVSQLQQ; this comes from the coding sequence ATGCGCAACTACGTCATGATTCCCGCCCTGCTGGCCCTGAGCGTCGGCCTTGCTGCCTGCTCGCACGACCCTAACGCCAACCTCGAATCGGCCCGCACCAACTTCTCCTCGCTGCAGAGCGACCCGCAATCGAGCAAGGTTGCCGCGCTGGAGACCAAGGACGCTCAGGACTGGCTGAACAAGGCCGACAAGGCCTACATGGACCGTGAAGACGAGAAGAAGGTCGACCAGTTGGCCTACCTGACCAACCAGCGCGTCGAAGTGGCCAAGCAGACCATCGCCCTGCGCACTGCCGAAGGCGAACTGAAGAACGCCTCGGCCCAGCGCGCCCAGGCCAAGCTGGACGCCCGCGACGCACAGATCGCCAAGTTGCAGGACAGCCTCAACGCCAAGCAGACCGACCGCGGCACGCTGGTCACCTTCGGTGACGTGCTGTTCGACTTCAACAAGGCCGAACTCAAGAGCAACGCCTACCCGAACGTCACCAAGCTGGCGCAGTTCCTCCAGGAAAACCCGGAACGCAAGGTGATCGTCGAGGGTTACACCGACAGCGTCGGCTCGGCCAACTACAACCAGGGCCTGTCGGAGCGCCGCGCCAACAGCGTGCGCATGGCACTGGTACGTGCCGGCGTCGACCCGGCGCGCATCGTCGCCCAGGGCTATGGCAAGGAGTACCCGGTAGCGGACAACTCGAGCAATTCGGGACGTGCGCAGAACCGTCGAGTGGAGGTGACCATCTCCAACGACAACCAGCCTGTGGCGCCGCGCTCGGTGAGCCAGCTACAGCAGTAA
- a CDS encoding alpha/beta hydrolase has product MKPITRTFSECCRLLALGLILLGLGGCSSLLFYPERGQPFTPERARLEYRDVTLTTADGIRLHGWWLPAKAGVEVKGTVLHLHGNGGNLPGHLGGSYWLPEQGYQVLMIDYRGYGLSQGEPSLPEVYEDIAAAMAWLEQAPEVKGKPLVLLGQSLGGAMAIHYLAAHPEQRQRFSALVFDGVPASYRAVGRFALSTSWMTWPLQVPLSWLVPDGDSAIRSIEQLSSPPKLFFHSIDDTLVPMDNGIRLYQHAPAPRVLQLTRGGHVQTFADPTWRQVMLRFLDDPSHFNGLRRLAEVPNYPDEKNKQ; this is encoded by the coding sequence TTGAAGCCGATTACGCGAACATTCTCTGAGTGCTGCCGCCTGCTGGCCCTGGGTTTGATCCTGCTGGGCCTGGGCGGTTGCAGCAGCCTGCTGTTCTATCCCGAGCGCGGCCAGCCGTTCACGCCCGAGCGGGCCAGGCTCGAGTACCGCGATGTCACCTTGACCACTGCTGATGGCATCCGCCTGCACGGCTGGTGGTTGCCGGCCAAGGCGGGGGTCGAGGTCAAGGGCACGGTGCTGCACCTGCATGGCAATGGCGGCAACCTGCCTGGGCACCTGGGCGGCAGCTACTGGCTGCCGGAGCAGGGCTACCAGGTGTTGATGATCGATTACCGCGGCTATGGCCTGTCCCAGGGCGAGCCGAGCCTGCCCGAGGTGTACGAGGACATCGCCGCGGCCATGGCCTGGCTGGAGCAGGCTCCCGAGGTCAAGGGCAAGCCACTGGTACTGCTGGGGCAGAGCCTTGGCGGGGCCATGGCCATTCACTACCTGGCGGCCCACCCGGAGCAGCGCCAGCGTTTCAGTGCCCTGGTGTTCGACGGTGTGCCGGCCAGTTACCGTGCGGTCGGACGCTTTGCCCTCAGCACCTCGTGGATGACCTGGCCGCTGCAGGTGCCGCTGTCGTGGCTGGTGCCGGACGGTGACAGCGCGATCCGCTCGATCGAGCAGCTGAGCAGCCCGCCCAAGCTGTTCTTCCACAGCATCGACGACACCCTGGTGCCGATGGACAACGGCATCCGCCTGTACCAGCACGCGCCAGCGCCACGGGTGCTGCAACTGACCCGTGGTGGCCACGTGCAGACCTTCGCCGACCCGACCTGGCGCCAGGTGATGTTGCGTTTCCTCGACGACCCCAGCCATTTCAACGGCCTGCGGCGGCTGGCCGAAGTACCCAATTACCCTGACGAGAAGAACAAGCAATGA
- the adk gene encoding adenylate kinase, whose protein sequence is MRVILLGAPGAGKGTQAKFITEKFGIPQISTGDMLRAAVKAGTPLGLELKKVMDAGQLVSDELIISLVKERIAQPDCAKGCLFDGFPRTIPQAEAMVAAGVDIDAVVEIAVDDEEIVGRMAGRRVHLASGRTYHIQYNPPKVEGKDDETGEDLIQRDDDKEETVRHRLSVYHSQTKPLVDFYQKLSAANAGKPKYSHIEGVGSVEAITAKVLAALS, encoded by the coding sequence ATGCGCGTAATTCTGCTGGGAGCTCCCGGGGCCGGTAAAGGTACTCAGGCAAAGTTCATCACCGAAAAGTTCGGTATCCCCCAGATTTCCACCGGTGACATGCTGCGTGCCGCCGTCAAGGCCGGTACCCCGCTGGGCCTGGAGCTGAAGAAAGTCATGGATGCCGGCCAGCTGGTCTCCGACGAGTTGATCATCAGCCTGGTCAAGGAGCGCATCGCCCAGCCTGATTGCGCCAAGGGCTGCCTGTTCGACGGCTTCCCACGTACCATCCCGCAAGCCGAAGCCATGGTCGCTGCCGGTGTCGACATCGACGCCGTCGTGGAAATCGCCGTGGACGACGAGGAAATCGTCGGCCGCATGGCTGGCCGCCGCGTGCACCTGGCCTCGGGCCGCACCTACCACATTCAGTACAACCCGCCGAAAGTGGAAGGCAAGGACGACGAGACGGGTGAAGACCTGATCCAGCGTGATGACGACAAGGAAGAGACCGTTCGCCATCGCCTGTCGGTCTACCACAGCCAGACCAAGCCACTGGTGGACTTCTACCAGAAGCTGTCCGCCGCCAATGCCGGCAAGCCGAAGTACAGCCACATCGAAGGCGTCGGCTCGGTCGAAGCCATCACCGCCAAGGTCCTGGCAGCCCTGAGCTGA
- a CDS encoding DUF4398 domain-containing protein yields the protein MELTTKNTRIYKPSSTHVRGFKLAALALGSSLVLAGCAGNPPTEQYAVTQSAVNSAVSAGGTEFAAVEMKAAQDKFKQAEIAMHDKKYDDARRLAEQAEWDARLAERKAQAAKAQKAVQDARQGVQDVREEGLRSAQ from the coding sequence ATGGAACTGACCACCAAGAACACCCGCATCTATAAACCCTCATCCACTCATGTGCGCGGGTTCAAGCTGGCAGCGCTGGCCCTGGGCAGCAGCCTGGTCCTGGCCGGCTGTGCGGGCAACCCGCCTACCGAGCAGTATGCAGTCACCCAGTCCGCCGTGAACTCCGCCGTCAGCGCTGGCGGCACCGAGTTCGCCGCCGTGGAAATGAAAGCGGCACAGGACAAGTTCAAGCAGGCCGAGATCGCCATGCATGACAAGAAGTACGACGACGCCAGGCGCCTGGCCGAACAGGCCGAGTGGGACGCCCGCCTCGCCGAACGCAAGGCCCAGGCGGCCAAGGCCCAGAAGGCCGTGCAGGATGCCCGCCAGGGCGTTCAGGACGTACGTGAGGAAGGCCTGCGCAGCGCTCAGTGA
- a CDS encoding TetR/AcrR family transcriptional regulator encodes MPHQGAAGIATAVAESVQYQGRKTARQGSEQRRQLILDAAMRIVVRDGVRGVRHRAVAAEAGVPLSATTYYFKDIEDLLTDTFAQYVERSAAYMAKLWANTEVVLRQLLAEGDGSPQARARLADEVARMTADYVQRQLLNRRDFLMAEQAFRQEALLCPRLAQLVCAHEQILLHGTRQLLQVVGSQQPEQDAQMLTAIIEQMEYQGLLKDANAQADGQMLAMLSRYLQLVLASA; translated from the coding sequence ATGCCTCACCAGGGCGCCGCCGGCATCGCCACCGCCGTCGCCGAAAGCGTGCAATACCAAGGCCGCAAGACTGCCCGCCAGGGCAGCGAGCAGCGTCGCCAACTGATCCTCGACGCCGCCATGCGCATTGTCGTGCGCGATGGCGTACGCGGTGTGCGCCATCGCGCCGTCGCCGCCGAGGCCGGTGTGCCACTGTCGGCCACCACCTACTACTTCAAGGACATCGAGGACCTGCTCACCGATACCTTCGCCCAGTACGTCGAACGCAGCGCCGCCTACATGGCCAAGCTGTGGGCCAATACCGAGGTGGTGTTGCGCCAGTTGCTGGCCGAGGGTGACGGCAGCCCGCAGGCGCGGGCACGCCTGGCTGACGAGGTGGCGCGCATGACAGCCGACTACGTGCAGCGGCAACTGTTGAACCGCCGCGACTTCCTGATGGCCGAGCAGGCCTTCCGCCAGGAGGCGCTGCTGTGCCCGCGCCTGGCTCAACTGGTGTGCGCCCATGAACAGATCCTGCTGCATGGCACCCGCCAATTGCTGCAGGTGGTGGGCTCGCAGCAACCGGAACAGGACGCCCAAATGTTGACGGCGATTATCGAGCAGATGGAATATCAGGGCCTGCTCAAGGATGCGAACGCGCAAGCCGATGGGCAGATGCTCGCTATGCTTAGCCGATACCTGCAGCTGGTGCTGGCATCGGCCTGA
- a CDS encoding type 1 pili tip component — MKIRELAQHWEQNAAGTLSPTGHVLHLDLESEARLAALIDMYPKRTAEELLGELVAAALEELEASFPYVQGRQVIATDEEGDPLYEDIGPTPRFLSLSRQHLHALSNPAADSEK, encoded by the coding sequence ATGAAAATCCGTGAACTCGCCCAGCACTGGGAACAGAATGCCGCCGGTACCCTCAGCCCCACGGGCCATGTCCTGCATCTGGACCTTGAGTCCGAAGCGCGCCTGGCCGCGCTGATCGACATGTACCCCAAGCGCACCGCCGAGGAACTGCTCGGTGAGCTGGTCGCGGCAGCCCTCGAGGAACTGGAAGCCAGCTTCCCCTATGTGCAAGGCCGCCAGGTCATTGCCACCGACGAGGAAGGCGACCCGCTGTACGAGGACATCGGTCCTACTCCGCGCTTTCTGTCACTTTCGCGACAGCATCTGCACGCCCTGAGCAACCCAGCAGCCGACAGCGAGAAGTAA
- a CDS encoding flavohemoglobin expression-modulating QEGLA motif protein, whose protein sequence is MDEYQQTIRALSDRIVAAQTPIRVLDAVKWDDNIRQGFLKAKGKEPPAVDRAYYQSRPLAFDSSAVKAEFQGIERDIIRQLGQFNPVGQIMKRMCREYRMVVRMLEARGTEDFGLISQELYGAASDAFHAGDPTLADLGLMLSDYLNNIDGRGDLKDEPKNLTAKEAVEILQHRLNKVFGEAEGTIRVFESDGIVADAAAGADYIKVRADAMFNARDVRALEVHEGLVHVGTTLNGLNQPICTFLAKGPPSSTVTQEGLAILMEVIAFASYPSRLRKLTNRTRAIHMVEEGADFMQIYNFFREQGFEMAQSYSNASRVFRGSVPNGLPFTKDLSYLKGFIMVYNYIQLAVKKGKLEQIPLLFCGKTTLEDMRTLRQLVEEGLVEPPKYLPEQFRDLNALSAWMCFSNFLNHLSLDRIEADYANIL, encoded by the coding sequence GTGGACGAATACCAGCAAACCATCCGTGCCCTGTCCGACCGCATCGTTGCGGCACAGACCCCGATCCGGGTTCTGGACGCGGTGAAGTGGGACGACAACATCCGCCAGGGTTTCCTCAAGGCCAAGGGCAAGGAGCCGCCGGCCGTCGACCGTGCCTACTACCAGTCGCGCCCGCTGGCGTTCGACTCCAGCGCGGTCAAGGCCGAGTTCCAGGGCATCGAGCGCGACATCATTCGCCAGCTCGGCCAGTTCAACCCGGTCGGGCAGATCATGAAGCGCATGTGCCGCGAATACCGCATGGTGGTGCGCATGCTCGAAGCGCGTGGCACCGAGGATTTCGGGCTGATCTCCCAGGAACTGTACGGCGCCGCCTCGGATGCCTTCCACGCTGGTGATCCGACCTTGGCCGACCTCGGCCTGATGCTGTCGGACTACCTGAACAACATCGATGGCCGTGGCGACCTCAAGGACGAACCGAAGAACCTCACTGCCAAGGAGGCCGTGGAAATCCTCCAGCACCGGCTGAACAAGGTGTTCGGCGAGGCCGAGGGGACCATCCGTGTGTTCGAGTCCGACGGCATCGTCGCCGATGCCGCGGCCGGGGCCGACTACATCAAGGTGCGTGCCGACGCCATGTTCAATGCCCGTGACGTGCGCGCCCTGGAGGTGCACGAAGGGCTGGTGCATGTCGGCACCACGCTCAACGGCCTGAACCAGCCGATCTGTACCTTCCTGGCCAAGGGCCCGCCCTCGTCGACGGTGACCCAGGAAGGCCTGGCCATCCTCATGGAGGTGATCGCCTTCGCCTCCTACCCCAGCCGCCTGCGCAAGCTCACCAATCGGACCCGCGCCATCCACATGGTCGAGGAGGGTGCCGATTTCATGCAGATCTACAACTTCTTCCGCGAGCAGGGGTTCGAGATGGCGCAGAGCTACAGCAACGCCAGTCGGGTGTTCCGTGGGTCGGTGCCCAATGGCCTGCCATTTACCAAGGACTTGTCCTACCTCAAAGGCTTCATCATGGTTTACAACTACATTCAGTTGGCCGTGAAGAAGGGCAAGCTCGAACAGATCCCGTTGCTGTTCTGTGGCAAGACCACCCTGGAAGACATGCGTACCCTGCGACAGCTGGTCGAGGAAGGCCTGGTCGAGCCGCCCAAGTACCTGCCCGAGCAGTTCCGCGACCTCAACGCGCTGTCGGCCTGGATGTGCTTCTCCAACTTCCTCAACCACCTGAGCCTGGACCGCATTGAAGCCGATTACGCGAACATTCTCTGA